The following are encoded in a window of Panicum virgatum strain AP13 chromosome 5N, P.virgatum_v5, whole genome shotgun sequence genomic DNA:
- the LOC120676455 gene encoding LRR receptor-like serine/threonine-protein kinase RPK2: MAAPPPPLLLLLLLVVQQIPLASSSAADLAALLALKAAVTHDPGGAISAWSAASAASYCRWRGVTCHPSSLAVAAIDLPAASLSGAVPAALPLPPRLRRLDLAANNFSGPVPDAFLASTTLRYLDLSFNSLSAALEIPPPLANSSSPPCAALTHLRLAGNFLVGQIPAEIAQCRSLRVLDLSRNVLEGAIPRELGRLGALRVLDVSRNSLTDRIPGELADCGELAVLVLTNLTASPGEQPEFNAFVGGMPTGVLTIPALEVLWAPRANLDGRLPLSRNGTCRLRAVNLGQNYVAGTMPPWLGECQDLTFLDLSFNRLAGSMPAELAIGCLTYLNVSGNSLSGRLLSSTSRQCSSRSIGDDIVMQYNNELVGNVLIGNPFGSQLGSIANVALHDFSNNGFGGELPSITVSLDRNYSYGLWLNGNVFNTTLSVGFFGFCKVATGVAINLSSNQLSGSFDMLSSCISIHNFDAGYNNFSGSIPANVGGLHFLRSLVLRGNNLTGQIPGQFGDLAALEVLDLSRNSLTGRIPLHLTDASRLQVLRLDHNRLLGSIPPSFSELAQVTVLDVSFNNLSGDIPNLRHPADCGFFIGNPLLHQCLGTNASLPPTEAISSSKGVKKWGLRFKSLMVILVAASTAVISFLLVILLFFVCERRKRAKISNLRTKVVVTFTDAPPELTYENLIQATSNFSIQNLIGSGGFGATYKAELVPGFLVAVKRLAMGRFQGLQQFDAEIRTLGRIRHRNLVTLIGYHLGESDTFLIYNYLSGGNLETFIHEMGSRNVSWTEVHKIAVDVAQALAFLHFSCTPRIIHRDIKPSNILLDEDLNAYLSDFGLARLIEVTQTHATTDVAGTFGYVAPEYATTCRVSDKADVYSFGVVLLELMSGKRSLDPSFSQFGDGFTIVSWGRMLMQEGNTSEFFSQGLLDAARKDRLTEMLKIALSCTSDSVAVRPSMRQVAAKLKQLENDRGAVS; this comes from the coding sequence atggcggccccacccccacccctcctcctcctgcttctGCTCGTAGTCCAACAAATCCCGCTTGCCTCCTCTTCggccgccgacctcgccgccctcctcgcGCTCAAAGCCGCCGTCACGCACGACCCCGGCGGCGCCATCTCCGCCtggtccgccgcctccgccgccagctACTGCCGCTGGCGCGGCGTCACCTGCCATCCTTCCTCCCTCGCGGTTGCGGCCATCGacctccccgccgcctccctctcgGGCGCGGTACCCGccgccctgcccctgcccccgcgcctccgccgcctcgacctcgccgccAACAACTTCTCGGGCCCCGTCCCCGATGCCTTCCTCGCGTCCACCACGCTTCGCTACCTCGACCTAAGCTTCAACAGCCTCTCGGCCGCCCTCGAAATCCCGCCTCCTCTCGCCAACTCCTCGTCGCCCCCCTGCGCCGCGCTCacccacctccgcctcgccggcaACTTCCTCGTCGGCCAAATCCCCGCAGAGATCGCGCAATGCCGCTCCCTCCGCGTCCTCGACCTATCCCGCAACGTCCTGGAGGGCGCCATCCCGCGGGAGCTCGGCCGCCTCGGCGCGCTCCGCGTTCTGGACGTCTCACGCAACAGCCTCACCGACAGGATCCCCGGGGAGCTTGCCGACTGCGGGGAGCTCGCGGTGCTTGTGCTCACCAATCTCACGGCGTCGCCTGGGGAGCAGCCGGAGTTCAATGCCTTCGTTGGGGGGATGCCGACTGGAGTGCTGACAATTCCTGCGCTGGAGGTTCTCTGGGCGCCAAGGGCCAACCTTGATGGCCGGTTGCCATTGTCCAGGAATGGTACCTGCCGTCTTCGTGCAGTGAATCTGGGGCAGAACTATGTTGCTGGTACCATGCCCCCTTGGCTCGGAGAGTGTCAGGACTTGACATTTCTTGATCTGAGCTTTAACAGATTGGCGGGCTCAATGCCGGCAGAATTGGCAATTGGGTGTCTGACTTACCTCAATGTCAGTGGAAATTCTCTGTCAGGTCGGCTTCTTTCATCCACCAGTAGACAATGCTCAAGCCGTTCGATTGGTGACGATATTGTAATGCAGTACAACAATGAATTGGTTGGTAATGTGCTGATTGGAAACCCTTTTGGTTCCCAGTTGGGGAGCATTGCTAATGTTGCTCTCCATGACTTCAGCAACAATGGCTTTGGTGGGGAGTTGCCGTCTATTACCGTCAGTCTAGATAGAAACTACTCTTACGGTTTGTGGCTTAATGGCAATGTGTTCAACACCACTCTTTCTGTCGGATTTTTTGGATTCTGCAAGGTTGCAACAGGTGTTGCCATCAATTTGAGTAGTAATCAGTTATCAGGAAGTTTTGACATGCTCTCAAGTTGTATCTCTATTCACAATTTTGATGCTGGTTATAATAACTTCAGTGGGTCAATACCTGCAAATGTTGGTGGTCTGCATTTTCTCAGGAGCTTGGTCTTGAGGGGTAACAATTTGACAGGTCAGATTCCAGGGCAGTTTGGTGATTTGGCTGCTCTTGAGGTTCTGGATTTATCAAGAAATTCCCTAACAGGCAGGATACCATTGCATTTAACTGATGCTTCACGCCTTCAAGTATTGAGGCTTGACCACAACAGGCTCTTAGGAAGCATCCCTCCCAGTTTCAGTGAACTAGCTCAAGTCACAGTTCTTGATGTCTCATTCAACAACCTATCAGGCGACATTCCTAATCTTAGGCACCCTGCTGATTGTGGTTTCTTCATCGGCAATCCCCTACTGCACCAATGTTTGGGAACAAATGCATCTCTACCACCAACTGAAGCAATCAGTTCCTCAAAAGGGGTTAAAAAATGGGGACTCAGATTTAAGTCTCTTATGGTGATTTTAGTTGCAGCTTCGACTGCTGTAATATCTTTTCTTCTTGTGATCCTTCTCTTCTTTGTGTGTGAAAGAAGGAAACGGGCAAAGATTTCGAACCTGAGGACAAAAGTGGTTGTGACTTTCACTGACGCACCTCCTGAGCTTACTTACGAAAACCTTATCCAAGCAACAAGCAATTTCAGCATCCAGAACTTGATTGGATCGGGTGGCTTTGGTGCCACCTACAAGGCTGAATTGGTTCCTGGTTTTCTTGTAGCAGTGAAGAGGCTGGCCATGGGGCGTTTCCAAGGTCTCCAGCAGTTTGATGCAGAAATCAGAACCCTTGGAAGAATTCGGCATAGAAATCTTGTTACACTTATTGGGTACCATCTCGGAGAATCAGACACTTTCCTCATCTACAACTATCTCTCTGGTGGGAACCTTGAGACGTTCATACATGAAATGGGGAGCAGAAATGTGTCCTGGACTGAGGTTCACAAGATAGCCGTGGATGTTGCGCAAGCACTGGCTTTCCTTCACTTCTCCTGCACGCCCCGGATAATTCATCGAGACATCAAACCGAGCAACATCCTCCTTGATGAGGACCTTAATGCATACTTGTCAGATTTTGGCTTGGCGAGACTGATTGAAGTTACACAAACGCATGCCACCACAGATGTTGCCGGTACCTTTGGGTATGTCGCACCAGAGTACGCAACCACCTGCAGAGTCTCTGACAAGGCTGATGTTTACAGTTTTGGGGTTGTTCTCCTGGAGTTGATGTCAGGCAAGAGATCTTTGGATCCCTCGTTCTCACAGTTTGGTGATGGCTTTACGATTGTATCGTGGGGACGGATGCTGATGCAGGAAGGCAATACCAGCGAATTCTTCTCTCAAGGACTACTGGATGCAGCACGAAAGGATAGATTAACTGAAATGCTAAAGATTGCTTTATCATGCACTTCAGATTCTGTAGCTGTTCGGCCATCAATGAGGCAGGTTGCAGCAAAGCTGAAGCAATTGGAAAATGACCGAGGAGCAGTAAGCTGA
- the LOC120676471 gene encoding protein NRT1/ PTR FAMILY 6.1-like, producing the protein MAPASAMELEAPPPAAAAAAAAKEIKSPEVLSSLQRKKLGAHFLESAERRFSGAARTPLGGGYEPPPPPASAAGTTPVNIRGEPIADLSRTGGWVAALFIFGNEMAERMAYFGLSVNMVVFMFKVMHRPFTSSANAVNNFLGISQASSVLGGFLADAYLGRYWTIAIFTTMYLLGLVALTVSASVPALVPSQEGCDKLAMLLGACAPAEPWQMAYLHTALYVTAFGAAGIRPCVSSFGADQFDERSPGYKRRLDRFFNLFYLAVTLGAIAAFTAVVYIQMHRGWAAAFGTLALAMGTSNALFFVGTPLYRHRVPGGSPLTRVAQVLVAAFRKRHAAFDSGGFVGLYEVAGAKSAVRGSAKIDHTDDFRWLDKAALQLEGDLAGGEAAPDPWRLCTVTQVEEVKILLRLLPVPACTVMLSVVLTEFLTLSVQQAYTLNTRVAALHLPVTCMPVFPCLAIFLVLALYYQTFAPLARRLTGHPHGASQLQRVGLGLVFSILSVAWAGLFERYRRGYAVRHGYLALFLSPMPGLSAYWLLIQYCLIGVAEVFCLVALLEFLYQEAPDAMRSVGSAYAAVAGGLGCFMASALNTAVDAATRDDRAGRPSWLAQNINVGRFDYLYWLLAVLSTINLLVFIYVAKRYKYRVRIDAQDTGVNKH; encoded by the coding sequence ATGGCACCGGCGTCCGCGATGGAGCTGGAAGCGCCGCcaccggcagcagcggcggcggcggcggccaaggagaTCAAGTCGCCGGAGGTGCTGTCGTCGCTGCAGCGCAAGAAGCTGGGCGCGCACTTCCTCGAGAGCGCTGAGCGCCGCTTCTCCGGCGCCGCCAGGACGCCCCTGGGCGGCGGgtacgagccgccgccgccgccggcctccgcggccGGCACGACGCCGGTCAACATCCGCGGCGAGCCCATCGCGGACCTGTCGCGTACCGGTGGGTGGGTGGCCGCCCTCTTCATCTTCGGCAACGAGATGGCGGAGCGCATGGCCTACTTCGGCCTCTCCGTCAACATGGTCGTCTTCATGTTCAAGGTCATGCACCGCCCCTTCACCAGCTCCGCCAACGCCGTCAACAATTTCCTCGGCATCTCCCAGGCCTCCTCCGTGCTGGGCGGCTTCCTTGCCGACGCCTACCTCGGCCGCTACTGGACCATCGCCATCTTCACCACCATGTACCTGCTCGGCCTCGTCGCGCTCACCGTCAGCGCCAGCGTGCCGGCGCTCGTGCCGTCCCAGGAGGGCTGCGACAAGCTCGCCATGCTGCTGGGCGCCTGCGCGCCCGCCGAGCCCTGGCAGATGGCCTACCTCCACACGGCGCTCTACGTCACGGCGTTCGGCGCCGCCGGGATCCGGCCCTGCGTCTCCTCCTTCGGCGCCGACCAGTTCGACGAGCGGAGCCCCGGGTACAAGCGCCGTCTCGATCGCTTCTTCAACCTCTTCTACCTCGCCGTCACGCTTGGCGCCATCGCCGCCTTCACGGCGGTCGTGTACATCCAGATGCACCGTGGCTGGGCCGCGGCGTTCGGCACGCTGGCGCTCGCCATGGGCACCTCCAACGCGCTCTTCTTCGTGGGCACGCCGCTGTACCGCCACCGCGTGCCGGGGGGCAGCCCGCTGACGCGGGTGGCGCAGGTGCTCGTCGCCGCCTTCCGGAAGCGGCACGCGGCCTTCGACAGCGGCGGCTTCGTCGGCCTCTACGAGGTCGCCGGCGCCAAGTCCGCCGTCCGGGGCAGCGCCAAGATCGACCACACCGACGACTTCAGGTGGCTTGACAAGGCGGCGCTGCAGCTGGagggcgacctcgccggcggcgaggcggcgcccgACCCGTGGCGGCTCTGCACGGTGAcgcaggtggaggaggtgaagatcctgctgcggctgctgccggTGCCGGCGTGCACGGTGATGCTCAGCGTGGTGCTCACCGAGTTCCTCACCCTGTCGGTGCAGCAGGCCTACACGCTCAACACCCGCGTGGCGGCGCTGCACCTCCCGGTGACGTGCATGCCGGTGTTCCCCTGCCTGGCCATCTTCCTCGTCCTCGCGCTCTACTACCAGACCTTCGCGCCGCTGGCGCGCCGCCTCACGGGCCACCCGCACGGCGCCTCCCAGCTCCAGCgcgtcggcctcggcctcgtctTCTCCATCCTCTCCGTCGCCTGGGCGGGGCTCTTCGAGCGCTACCGCCGCGGCTACGCCGTCCGGCATGGCTACCTCGCCCTCTTCCTCTCGCCGATGCCGGGCCTCAGCGCCTACTGGCTGCTCATCCAGTACTGCCTCATCGGCGTCGCCGAGGTGTTCTGCCTCGTCGCGCTCCTCGAGTTCCTCTACCAGGAGGCGCCCGACGCGATGCGCAGCGTTGGCTCCGCCTAcgctgccgtcgccggcggcctcggGTGCTTCATGGCGTCGGCGCTCAAcaccgccgtcgacgccgcgaCGAGGGACGACAGGGCCGGGCGCCCGTCGTGGCTGGCGCAGAACATCAACGTCGGCAGGTTCGACTACCTCTACTGGCTGCTCGCCGTGCTCAGCACGATCAACCTGCTCGTCTTCATCTACGTCGCCAAGCGGTACAAGTACAGGGTCAGGATCGACGCGCAGGACACAGGTGTGAATAAGCACTAG
- the LOC120676523 gene encoding vacuolar protein sorting-associated protein 60.2-like, whose translation MKKIFGSKKDKGPPPSIQDATERINKRGETVDEKIRKLDEELARYKDQIRKTRPGPTQEAIKARAIRLLKHKRMYEEQRNMLYNQTYNLDQVSFAADGLKDAQQTMNAMKAANKELKGMMKTVKIEDIDNMQDEMTDLMDESNEIQETLGRSYNIPDDVDEEELMGELDALESDMEFESAAVPSYLQPEPDFDAGLNLPAAPTRPAAVPAGGQQEDELGLPAVPRASLRS comes from the exons ATGAAGAAGATCTTCGGCTCCAAGAAGGACAAGGGCCCGCCCCCATCCATCCAGGACGCCACCGAGCGA ATAAACAAGCGGGGCGAGACGGTGGATGAGAAGATCAGGAAGCTGGACGAGGAGCTGGCCAGGTACAAGGACCAGATCCGCAAGACCCGCCCCGGCCCGACCCAGGAAGCCATCAAGGCGCGCGCCATCCGGCTCCTCAAGCACAAGCGCAT GTATGAGGAGCAACGCAACATGTTGTACAACCAAACCTACAATCTCGACCAAGTTTCCTTCGCTGCCGATGGCCTCAAGGACGCTCAGCAGACT aTGAATGCGATGAAGGCGGCGAACAAGGAGCTCAAGGGAATGATGAAAACGGTCAAGATTGAGGACATTGAT AATATGCAAGATGAAATGACGGATCTGATGGACGAGAGCAATGAGATACAAGAAACTCTTGGTAGAAGCTACAACATCCCTGATGACGTTGATGAGGAAGAACTGATGGGGG AGCTGGATGCTTTGGAGTCTGATATGGAGTTCGAGTCAGCTGCAGTTCCATCGTACCTTCAACCTGAACCTGATTTTGATGCTGGCCTCAACTTGCCTGCTGCACCGACTCGCCCTGCAGCAGTCCCAGCAGGCGGACAGCAG GAGGATGAACTAGGATTACCGGCGGTGCCTCGAGCATCACTTCGCAGTTAG
- the LOC120676550 gene encoding light-regulated protein, chloroplastic-like: MQAAAATAVGFSAAAPVKGRPAARSTVVARVPATRRSVRAAVAAAIVAAEPAEVDYSSSFSVFPMEACDLLGGDACSAQMYPEAKLAGAAEVAGRREEAVERDYLSYDEPTTVFPGEACDDLGGEFCEAPYQAGVSMELAHA, translated from the exons atgcaggccgccgccgctacagCCGTCGGGTTCTCTGCTGCGGCGCCCGTGaagggcaggccggcggcgaggagcacgGTGGTCGCTCGTGTCCCAGCCACAAGGAGGAGCGTTCGCGCCGCCGTGGCTGCCGCCATCGTCGCGGCGGAGCCCGCCGAGGTCGACTACAGCTCGAGCTTCTC GGTGTTCCCCATGGAGGCCTGCGATCTGCTCGGCGGCGACGCCTGCAGCGCGCAGATGTACCCGGAGGCtaagctcgccggcgcggcggaggtggcgggcaggagggaggaggcggtggagagGGACTACCTGTCCTACGACGAGCCGACGAC GGTGTTCCCCGGCGAGGCGTGCGACGACCTCGGCGGCGAGTTCTGCGAGGCGCCGTACCAGGCCGGCGTCTCCATGGAGCTGGCGCACGCCTGA
- the LOC120676451 gene encoding DNA excision repair protein CSB-like, with protein MDEEDDDRRLLHSLGVTSANIEDIEKKILSQAQADTEHDVEQETAANDHERGDDAAPQDGVQAKLHQKLRSVQLEIDAVASTIKRAKHAAGKQVDSSDSGDARDKKKQKRADRTSQDDPHGGALQQALAAERLKSLKKAKAQIQKEIAQSDPCPSGSDKRKDKMLAMLVEEEPRRKKKTLMPSRGPKKMLAPKLKTMSYDDDNDFDAVLDGASAGFMETEREELIRKGLLTPFHKLKGFEKRVELPGPSHRQNDPSDQVEETMEASRIAKFAQSMQQIAQSRPTTKLLDPESLPKLDAPTAPFQKLGRPLKRPVSPNSEEQENKRRRNKTKRPLPDKKWRKANSSKESLLETDDEDDGVIGASVSEDEDQAAEGFDGLSPVILEGGLRIPGSIYEQLFDYQKVGVQWLWELHCQRAGGIIGDEMGLGKTVQVLSFLGSLHNSGMYKPSIVICPVTLLQQWQREANRWYPKFKVKILHDSVNRSSKKSKAYSDSDSEASWDSDKEEVKRAKPAKKWDDLISSVVNSGSGLLLTTYEQLRILGEKLLDIKWGYAVLDEGHRIRNPNAEITLVCKQLQTVHRIIMTGAPIQNKLSELWSLFDFVFPGKLGVLPVFETEFSVPITVGGYANATPLQVSTAYRCAVVLRDLIMPYLLRRMKADVNAQLPKKTEHVLFCSLTPEQRATYRAFLASSEVEQIFDGNRNSLYGIDVLRKICNHPDLLEREHAAQNPDYGNPERSGKMKVVEQVLKVWKDQGHRVLLFTQTQQMLDILESFLTACDYQYRRMDGLTPAKQRMALIDEFNNTDEIFVFILTTKVGGLGTNLTGANRIIIYDPDWNPSTDMQARERAWRIGQTRDVTVYRLITRGTIEEKVYHRQIYKHFLTNKVLKNPQQRRFFKARDMKDLFTLQDDEGNGSTETSNIFSQLSEDVNIGVPNEGQQDQVHIASTLPSTSEPEPSNDGNGKVDDNSDQADEESNILKSLFDAQGIHSAINHDAIMNANDDQKVRLEAEASQVAQRAAEALRQSRMLRSRDSFAVPTWTGRSGAAGAPSSVRRKFGSKVNSQLISSSQPSETSSSRSQSLPVGALNGKALSSAELLAKIRGTREGAASDALEHQLNGGSGSNHVLSPSGNGSHSSNSSDRSMIVQPEVLIRQLCTFIQQNGGSASSTCITEHFKSRIQSKDMLLFKNLLKEIATLQRGTNSAMWVLKPDYE; from the exons atggacgaggaggacgacgaccggCGCCTGCTGCACAGCCTCGGCGTCACGTCCGCGAACATCGAGGACATCGAGAAGAAAATCCTCTCACAG GCCCAAGCTGACACAGAGCATGACGTGGAACAAGAAACGGCTGCCAATGACCACGAGAGGGGTGATGATGCCGCGCCTCAGGATGGTGTGCAGGCAAAGCTGCACCAGAAGCTGCGCTCTGTGCAGCTCGAGATCGACGCAGTAGCCTCCACCATCAAGAGAGCTAAGCATGCGGCCGGGAAGCAGGTTGACAGCTCGGACAGTGGTGACGCGCGAGATAAAAAGAAGCAGAAGCGTGCCGATCGCACCTCGCAGGACGATCCTCATGGAGGAGCCCTCCAGCAGGCGCTTGCCGCCGAGCGCCTTAAGAGCCTGAagaaagctaaagctcagattcaGAAAGAGATAGCGCAGTCGGATCCCTGCCCGTCGGGCTCGGACAAGCGGAAAGATAAGATGCTGGCCATGCTGGTTGAAGAGGAACCGAGGCGTAAGAAGAAGACACTAATGCCATCTCGAGGGCCCAAGAAGATGTTGGCGCCAAAACTGAAGACCATGAGCTACGATGATGACAACGACTTTGACGCTGTGCTTGATGGGGCTTCCGCAGGATTTATGGAAACT GAAAGGGAAGAACTGATCAGAAAGGGATTGCTGACACCGTTTCACAAGTTGAAGGGCTTTGAGAAGCGTGTTGAATTACCTGGGCCTTCTCATAGGCAAAATGATCCCTCTGATCAAGTTGAAGAAACCATGGAAGCTTCCAGGATTGCTAAGTTTGCTCAGTCGATGCAGCAGATTGCACAAAGCCGTCCAACGACAAAATTGCTCGATCCAGAATCTTTACCTAAACTCGATGCACCTACTGCTCCATTTCAAAAGCTAGGAAGACCTCTAAAACGCCCTGTTTCTCCCAACTCTGAGGAGCAGGAAAATAAGAGACGAAGGAATAAGACCAAGAGGCCCTTGCCTGACAAGAAATGGAGGAAAGCCAACTCATCGAAGGAATCATTATTGGAAACCGACG ATGAGGATGATGGGGTTATTGGGGCATCAGTATCTGAGGATGAAGATCAAGCAGCAGAAGGTTTTGATGGTTTATCTCCTGTTATCCTTGAAGGTGGTTTGAGAATTCCTGGATCAATTTATGAGCAATTATTTGACTACCAAAAAGTGGGAGTTCAGTGGCTATGGGAGTTACATTGTCAAAGGGCTGGCGGAATTATTGGAGATGAAATGGGCCTAGGAAAGACTGTGCAAGTCTTATCATTTCTTGGTTCTTTACATAATAGTGGCATGTACAAGCCCAGCATTGTCATTTGTCCTGTAACCCTTCTGCAACAGTGGCAAAGGGAGGCCAATCGGTGGTATCCGAAGTTTAAAGTGAAGATCTTACACGATTCTGTAAATAGGTCAAGTAAAAAGAGCAAGGCATATAGTGATTCTGACAGTGAAGCCTCCTGGGATAGTGATAAGGAAGAGGTTAAACGTGCAAAGCCTGCAAAGAAGTGGGATGACTTGATTTCAAGCGTTGTAAATTCAGGATCAGGTTTGCTTTTGACTACATATGAGCAGCTAAGAATCTTAGGGGAAAAGTTGCTTGATATAAAATGGGGATATGCTGTGTTGGATGAGGGTCACCGTATAAGGAATCCAAATGCTGAGATAACACTGGTGTGCAAGCAACTGCAGACTGTGCACAGGATAATCATGACAGGTGCACCTATTCAAAATAAACTTTCTGAGCTCTGGTCCCTTTTCGATTTCGTGTTCCCTGGAAAACTGGGTGTGCTGCCTGTATTTGAGACTGAGTTTTCTGTGCCAATTACTGTTGGTGGGTATGCTAATGCAACACCATTGCAAGTGTCCACAGCATACAGATGTGCTGTTGTCTTACGTGATCTTATCATGCCATACCTTCTTAGGCGCATGAAAGCTGATGTAAACGCACAGCTCCCCAAGAAAACAGAGCATGTTCTTTTCTGTAGTCTGACTCCAGAGCAGCGTGCTACTTATCGTGCTTTCCTTGCTAGTTCAGAGGTGGAACAAATATTTGATGGCAATAGAAATTCACTGTATGGGATAGATGTCCTAAGGAAGATATGCAATCATCCTGATCTACTTGAGAGAGAACATGCTGCTCAGAATCCTGACTATGGGAATCCTGAAAGAAGTGGAAAGATGAAAGTGGTTGAGCAAGTTCTTAAAGTCTGGAAGGACCAAGGCCACCGTGTTCTTCTTTTCACTCAGACTCAACAAATGTTAGACATTTTGGAGAGCTTCTTGACAGCCTGTGACTACCAATACCGAAGAATGGATGGACTAACACCTGCAAAACAAAGAATGGCACTAATTGATGAGTTCAATAATACAGATGAAATTTTTGTTTTCATTCTGACCACGAAAGTTGGTGGTCTGGGTACAAATTTGACTGGTGCAAACAGGATTATAATTTATGATCCTGACTGGAACCCTTCAACAGACATGCAG GCCAGGGAACGTGCATGGCGAATTGGGCAAACTAGAGATGTGACAGTTTACAGACTCATCACACGTGGGACAATAGAGGAGAAAGTCTATCATCGACAGATATACAAGCATTTCCTTACTAACAAAGTACTGAAAAACCCACAGCAGAGGAGATTCTTTAAAGCCAGAGACATGAAGGATTTATTCACACTACAAGATGATGAAGGAAATGGTTCAACTGAAACATCAAATATTTTCAGCCAATTGTCTGAAGATGTGAATATTGGGGTTCCAAATGAAGGCCAACAAGATCAGGTACATATTGCTTCAACTCTGCCAAGCACCAGTGAGCCTGAACCATCTAATGATGGGAATGGGAAAGTGGATGACAACTCTGACCAAGCAGACGAAGAATCAAACATTTTGAAGAGTCTTTTTGATGCCCAGGGCATTCAC AGCGCGATCAATCATGATGCCATAATGAACGCTAATGATGACCAGAAGGTGCGCCTAGAAGCAGAAGCCTCACAGGTGGCACAAAGGGCAGCTGAAGCTTTGCGGCAATCTCGGATGCTCAGAAGCCGTGACAGCTTTGCTGTTCCCACATGGACTGGAAGATCTGGTGCAGCTGGGGCGCCCTCTTCTGTTCGCAGGAAGTTTGGGTCCAAAGTCAACAGCCAGTTGATCAGTTCGTCACAGCCATCAGAAACTTCAAGCAGCAGGAGCCAAAGTCTTCCTGTGGGCGCTCTAAATGGCAAGGCGCTGTCATCTGCCGAACTTTTGGCTAAGATTCGTGGAACCCGAGAGGGGGCTGCTTCAGACGCATTGGAACATCAACTCAACGGAGGATCAGGTTCCAATCACGTTCTGAGTCCATCTGGGAACGGAAGCCACTCGTCTAACTCTTCTGACAGAAGCATGATCGTGCAACCTGAAGTCCTGATCCGTCAGTTGTGCACCTTCATACAGCAGAATGGCGGGTCTGCCAGCTCCACTTGCATAACTGAACATTTCAAGAGCCGCATACAGTCAAAGGATATGCTTCTCTTCAAGAACCTGCTGAAGGAGATAGCAACGTTGCAAAGAGGCACAAATAGTGCCATGTGGGTGCTGAAACCTGATTACGAGTGA
- the LOC120676529 gene encoding probable 3-beta-hydroxysteroid-Delta(8),Delta(7)-isomerase: MGHPYAPADLELPSFVPLHLSQGPILVTYIGASLFVLLAIWLISGKCGRLSKTDRLLMCWWAFTGLTHILIEGPFVFTPNFFKKENPNFFDELWKEYSKGDSRYVARDTATVTVEGITAVLEGPASLLAVYAIASQKSYSHILQFTVCLGQLYGCLVYFITAYLDGFNFWASPFYFWAYFIGANSSWVVIPTLIAMRSWKKICGAFRAEKVKTK, translated from the exons atggGGCACCCGTACGCGCCGGCGGACCTGGAGCTGCCGAGCTTCGTACCGCTGCATCTATCGCAGGGCCCGATCCTCGTGACCTACATCGGCGCCTCCCTCTTCGTCCTCCTCGCCATCTGGCTCATCTCCG GAAAATGTGGCAGATTATCCAAGACCGACCGTCTGCTCATGTGCTGGTGGGCATTCACAGGGTTAACCCACATACTGATAGAGGGTCCCTTCGTCTTCACCCCTAACTTCTTCAAGAAGGAGAACCCCAATTTCTTTGATGAACTTT GGAAAGAGTACAGCAAGGGGGACTCTAGGTACGTTGCTAGGGACACCGCAACTGTTACGGTTGAAGGGATTACTGCGGTATTGGAAGGCCCTGCATCACTGCTTGCTGT CTACGCTATTGCATCCCAGAAGTCCTACAGCCATATTCTTCAGTTCACTGTCTGCTTGGGTCAGCTCTATGGATGCTTGGTATACTTCATTACTGCCTACTTGGATGGCTTCAATTTCTGGGCCAGTCCCTTCTACTTCTGGGCATACTTCATTGGTGCGAATAGTTCGTGGGTTGTGATACCAACACTTATTGCCATGAGATCCTGGAAGAAGATCTGTGGAGCATTTCGAGCTGAAAAGGTGAAGACCAAATAA